The Flavobacterium sp. HJ-32-4 genome contains a region encoding:
- a CDS encoding thioesterase family protein, translated as MNSLPTLLESTMRVHHHDCDPFHHLNNSRYIDYLIAARTEQLLDAYNFDTAAMARQGIGWVVAETQIAYLRPATWFETVRIETRLLSFSSSSLLVEALMWDEAKSHPKAVMWTKLVHFSISSKRSLPHSDELLSFFSQVQAPLPEQPTFAERVQSVKPLYS; from the coding sequence ATGAATTCCCTGCCCACCCTCCTTGAAAGCACCATGCGGGTGCATCATCATGATTGCGATCCGTTTCACCACCTCAACAATTCGCGCTATATCGACTATCTCATCGCGGCCCGAACCGAGCAGTTGCTCGACGCCTATAACTTCGACACCGCTGCCATGGCACGACAGGGCATCGGATGGGTCGTAGCCGAAACGCAGATCGCCTACCTGCGTCCCGCCACTTGGTTCGAAACCGTCCGGATCGAGACGCGGTTACTCTCGTTTTCATCCTCCAGTCTCCTGGTCGAAGCCCTGATGTGGGACGAAGCCAAGTCGCATCCCAAAGCGGTCATGTGGACGAAGCTAGTGCACTTCAGTATCAGTTCCAAACGAAGCCTGCCGCATTCCGACGAGTTGCTTTCGTTCTTTTCGCAGGTGCAGGCGCCCCTGCCGGAGCAGCCTACCTTCGCCGAGCGCGTTCAATCGGTAAAACCTTTGTATTCGTAA
- a CDS encoding DEAD/DEAH box helicase: protein MITFQELGLNESLLQAVRDMGFENPSEVQEKAIPLLLERDTDIVALAQTGTGKTAAFGFPLIQKIDADRRNTQALILSPTRELCLQITNEIKQYSKYIKGLHTVAVYGGASITEQARDVRKGAQIIVATPGRMQDMINRGLVDISQINYCILDEADEMLNMGFYEDIVSILSTTPDEKSTWLFSATMPAEVARIAKKFMSEPAEITVGTKNSGSATVSHEFYMVQARDRYEALKRLADANPDIFSVVFCRTKRDTQTVAEKLIEDGYNAAALHGDLSQAQRDSVMKAFRSRQIQMLVATDVAARGIDVDNITHVINYQLPDEIETYNHRSGRTGRAGKLGTSIVIVTKTELRKIHAIEKIIKQKFEEKTIPSGIEICEIQLLHLANKIKDVEVDHDIDSYLPAITTVLEDLSKEELIKKMVSVEFNRFLNYYKKTRDLSNQAVGKEKRTFEDTSSVRYFVNIGSRDDFNWMQLKDFLKEVLDLGRDDVYKVDVKEGFSFFNTDAEHTDRVLETLNSMTLEGRRISVEVSKNEGGRREFSKEGRSFGKKDFSGGGRRDGFEKKGFEKKTFSSEGGFARKKFGDKESSFPKKKFSSFGDKSGKRSESLGERKPRRSK from the coding sequence ATGATTACATTTCAAGAACTTGGATTGAATGAGTCCCTGCTGCAGGCTGTGCGCGATATGGGATTTGAAAATCCTTCAGAAGTACAGGAAAAAGCGATACCGCTTTTATTGGAGCGCGACACAGACATCGTGGCGCTCGCACAGACAGGGACCGGAAAAACCGCAGCATTCGGTTTTCCTTTGATCCAGAAAATCGACGCTGACCGTCGCAACACGCAGGCGTTGATCCTCTCCCCTACGCGGGAACTTTGCCTTCAGATTACCAACGAGATCAAGCAGTACTCCAAATACATCAAGGGACTGCACACCGTGGCCGTGTATGGCGGCGCGAGTATCACCGAACAGGCACGTGACGTACGCAAAGGCGCACAGATCATCGTGGCCACACCGGGCCGTATGCAGGATATGATCAACCGTGGGTTGGTCGACATCTCGCAAATCAACTACTGCATCCTTGACGAAGCCGATGAAATGCTCAACATGGGCTTTTACGAAGACATCGTCTCGATCCTGTCTACCACGCCGGATGAGAAATCCACCTGGCTGTTCTCGGCTACCATGCCGGCCGAAGTGGCCCGCATCGCCAAGAAATTCATGAGCGAACCGGCTGAGATCACGGTGGGCACCAAGAACTCGGGTTCGGCTACCGTTTCCCACGAATTCTACATGGTACAGGCCCGCGACCGCTATGAAGCGCTCAAACGCCTCGCCGATGCCAACCCGGATATCTTCTCGGTCGTCTTCTGCCGCACCAAACGCGACACCCAGACCGTGGCGGAGAAACTGATCGAAGACGGCTACAACGCCGCTGCTTTGCACGGCGACCTTTCCCAGGCGCAGCGCGACTCGGTCATGAAGGCTTTCCGTTCGCGCCAGATCCAGATGCTCGTTGCCACTGATGTGGCCGCGCGCGGTATCGACGTCGACAACATCACACACGTCATCAACTACCAGTTGCCTGACGAAATCGAAACCTATAACCACCGCTCCGGACGTACCGGACGCGCGGGTAAACTGGGTACCTCAATCGTCATCGTCACCAAGACCGAACTGCGTAAGATCCACGCGATCGAAAAGATCATCAAGCAGAAATTCGAAGAGAAGACCATCCCGTCGGGCATCGAAATCTGTGAGATCCAGTTGTTGCACCTGGCCAACAAAATCAAGGACGTAGAAGTAGACCATGACATCGACTCGTATCTTCCCGCCATCACCACGGTGTTGGAAGACCTGTCGAAAGAAGAACTCATCAAGAAGATGGTGTCGGTCGAATTCAACCGCTTCCTCAACTATTACAAAAAGACCCGCGACCTGTCGAACCAAGCGGTGGGCAAAGAGAAACGCACCTTCGAAGACACGTCTTCCGTGCGGTATTTCGTCAACATCGGTTCACGCGACGACTTCAACTGGATGCAATTGAAGGATTTCCTGAAAGAAGTTTTGGATCTGGGCCGCGACGATGTCTACAAAGTCGACGTGAAAGAAGGCTTCTCGTTCTTCAACACCGATGCCGAGCACACCGACCGCGTATTGGAAACCCTCAACAGCATGACGCTCGAAGGGCGCCGTATCAGCGTAGAGGTGTCGAAAAACGAAGGCGGACGCCGCGAATTCTCAAAAGAAGGACGCAGCTTCGGTAAGAAAGACTTCTCAGGCGGCGGACGTCGCGACGGCTTCGAAAAGAAAGGCTTCGAGAAGAAAACCTTCAGTTCGGAAGGCGGCTTCGCCCGCAAGAAATTCGGCGACAAGGAAAGCAGCTTCCCGAAAAAGAAATTTTCCAGTTTCGGCGATAAAAGCGGTAAACGCAGCGAAAGTCTCGGTGAACGCAAACCGCGCCGGTCGAAATAA
- a CDS encoding DUF6263 family protein, giving the protein MPLRTTLTRFLLLLAFASAYPQESINFTLQFRPKKAYAQTIHQSYKTTMAYQGPADFLQNLKDKGVENPQLTERSTASKILLKTGAQQADQTFPLVIEYTDSPIINGRKAVPDGTAMYGRGSTKAPMVLDSIAAVGMDPQFKKTLLDMLGSTLNQITYPEEKSLRIGDSFTQEIPLNMPVPGATLHMNIRIIYTLKRIDGNLAYFDIAQSYEMQSGMSKVDMSATGTGTGKMEYDIRHGFFRAMDTQSIMQMDLAMSGLQRTDVRLKFTMEIGQKYEVVISDL; this is encoded by the coding sequence ATGCCACTACGCACCACCCTGACCCGATTCCTCCTTTTACTAGCCTTTGCTTCTGCTTACCCACAGGAAAGTATTAACTTCACGCTGCAATTCCGTCCGAAGAAGGCCTACGCCCAAACCATCCACCAATCCTACAAGACGACAATGGCCTATCAAGGCCCGGCCGACTTCCTGCAGAACCTTAAAGACAAGGGGGTCGAAAATCCGCAGTTGACCGAAAGGAGTACGGCAAGTAAGATACTGTTGAAAACCGGGGCGCAGCAGGCAGACCAGACATTCCCGCTGGTAATAGAATATACGGATTCCCCTATTATAAACGGTCGGAAAGCAGTTCCCGATGGAACGGCCATGTATGGTCGAGGGTCCACTAAAGCACCTATGGTACTCGATTCCATTGCCGCTGTCGGAATGGATCCACAATTTAAAAAGACCTTACTCGATATGTTGGGATCGACATTAAACCAAATCACTTATCCAGAGGAAAAGAGCCTGAGGATCGGCGATTCGTTTACGCAGGAAATTCCATTGAACATGCCGGTGCCGGGCGCGACCCTCCACATGAATATCAGGATTATTTATACACTGAAGCGTATAGACGGTAACCTGGCATATTTCGACATCGCCCAGAGTTACGAAATGCAATCGGGTATGTCAAAAGTCGATATGTCTGCCACGGGAACAGGCACGGGAAAGATGGAGTACGACATCCGTCATGGCTTTTTCCGCGCGATGGACACACAAAGCATCATGCAAATGGATCTCGCCATGAGCGGCCTCCAGCGAACGGACGTCCGGTTGAAATTCACGATGGAAATCGGGCAGAAATATGAAGTAGTGATCTCAGACCTGTAG
- a CDS encoding non-canonical purine NTP diphosphatase — MPMIFASSNPHKIAEIRAMLPEGFELLGLADIHCTEDIPETADTIEGNAILKANYITEKYGYDCFADDTGLEVYALNGAPGVHSARYAGEQRSAADNMDKLLDALKDATDRRARFKTVIALNLNGEQHLFTGTVEGHILTEKRGSQGFGYDPLFQAVGDDRTFAELSMEEKAERSHRGRAFAQLIAFLKK, encoded by the coding sequence ATTCCCATGATCTTCGCTTCTTCCAATCCCCACAAAATCGCTGAAATCCGCGCCATGCTGCCCGAAGGTTTTGAACTGCTCGGACTCGCCGACATCCACTGCACCGAAGACATACCGGAAACCGCTGACACCATTGAAGGGAACGCCATCCTGAAGGCCAATTACATTACGGAGAAGTATGGGTATGATTGCTTCGCAGATGATACCGGACTCGAAGTCTACGCGCTCAATGGCGCACCCGGCGTACACTCGGCGCGTTATGCCGGCGAGCAACGAAGCGCGGCCGATAATATGGACAAACTCCTCGACGCCCTGAAAGACGCCACCGACCGCCGTGCCCGCTTCAAAACCGTCATCGCACTCAACCTAAACGGTGAACAGCACCTCTTCACCGGCACGGTAGAAGGCCACATCCTGACGGAGAAACGCGGCAGCCAGGGATTCGGCTATGATCCGCTGTTCCAGGCCGTCGGCGACGACCGCACCTTCGCCGAACTTTCGATGGAGGAAAAAGCCGAACGCAGCCACCGGGGCCGTGCCTTCGCGCAATTGATCGCCTTCCTGAAAAAGTAA
- a CDS encoding YbhB/YbcL family Raf kinase inhibitor-like protein — translation MKRVFFTTALLAFLSVNAQTFTLKSRDLGGQAVEAQVFNGFGCQGGNRSPQLSWEHAPQGTKSFALTVYDPDAPTGSGWWHWVVFDVPATVTSLETNAGNVAAGLAPRGAIQSRTDFGTTGYGGPCPPEGSKPHRYVVTVYALKTDTLGLDATANPALVGFMLEQNLLEKASLIFYYKR, via the coding sequence ATGAAACGTGTATTCTTTACCACAGCACTTCTTGCTTTTCTGTCGGTCAACGCCCAGACGTTTACCCTGAAAAGCCGCGATCTCGGCGGGCAGGCCGTCGAAGCCCAGGTGTTCAACGGCTTTGGTTGCCAGGGCGGGAACCGCTCGCCCCAACTGTCATGGGAGCACGCCCCCCAAGGCACCAAAAGTTTCGCCCTGACGGTCTATGACCCCGATGCGCCCACCGGAAGTGGCTGGTGGCATTGGGTGGTATTCGACGTCCCGGCCACGGTCACGTCACTAGAAACGAACGCCGGAAACGTAGCGGCAGGCCTCGCGCCACGCGGAGCCATCCAAAGTCGCACCGATTTCGGCACCACCGGTTACGGCGGGCCGTGTCCGCCCGAAGGCAGCAAACCGCACCGGTATGTCGTGACCGTCTACGCCCTCAAAACCGACACACTCGGGTTAGACGCCACCGCCAACCCTGCGCTCGTTGGCTTTATGCTCGAACAAAACCTCCTTGAAAAAGCCTCGCTTATTTTCTATTACAAACGATAG
- a CDS encoding acetyl-CoA C-acyltransferase — MKEVFIVAAKRTPIGGLMGRLSGFSATELGALAIRSALETASVQPDWVDSVYMGNVLSAGIGQSPARQAAIFSGIRHEADATTVNKVCASGLKATALGAMQIQLGIDDLVVTGGMESMSNVPHYAFLRNGTKLGTVTLTDGMIKDGLWDAYHDFHMGSAAELGVTKYGLTRAALDAYAMASYQKAQDASAAGKFRQEMVAVTAHRKKDTVIVDTDEDIHNLIPEKVPTLPPVFEKDGALTAANSSNLNDGAAALLLSSEAAVVQHNLTPLARVVAFADGAQAPEWFTTAPSIAITKALQRAQLSLSDIDYFEINEAYASVVPSNQQLLGFDPGRVNVYGGAVALGHPIGASGARILVTLLHVLQQENGRYGVAAICNGGGGASAFVIERLSNSSHTA, encoded by the coding sequence ATGAAAGAAGTTTTTATCGTAGCCGCCAAACGCACGCCCATCGGCGGACTCATGGGCCGTCTGTCGGGTTTCTCCGCTACCGAACTCGGCGCCCTCGCCATCCGCAGTGCCCTTGAGACCGCTTCGGTGCAGCCGGATTGGGTCGACAGCGTCTACATGGGCAATGTCCTAAGCGCGGGAATCGGACAATCGCCCGCACGACAGGCGGCTATCTTTTCAGGCATTCGCCACGAAGCCGATGCTACTACGGTCAATAAAGTCTGCGCATCCGGACTGAAAGCTACCGCACTGGGCGCGATGCAAATTCAACTGGGAATCGACGATCTCGTCGTAACCGGCGGCATGGAAAGCATGAGCAACGTGCCCCATTACGCCTTCCTGCGAAACGGCACCAAACTCGGGACGGTGACCCTGACCGATGGCATGATAAAGGATGGTTTGTGGGACGCGTACCACGACTTCCACATGGGAAGCGCCGCCGAATTGGGCGTAACGAAATACGGACTCACGCGCGCCGCGCTCGATGCCTACGCAATGGCCTCCTACCAAAAAGCACAGGACGCCTCGGCAGCGGGCAAGTTCCGGCAGGAGATGGTGGCGGTAACGGCCCATCGCAAAAAAGACACCGTTATCGTCGACACGGATGAAGACATCCACAACCTCATTCCGGAGAAGGTGCCCACGCTGCCGCCGGTGTTTGAGAAAGACGGCGCACTGACCGCGGCCAATTCGAGCAACCTCAACGACGGGGCGGCGGCCTTACTACTTTCCTCAGAGGCGGCGGTCGTCCAACACAACCTCACGCCACTGGCGCGCGTTGTTGCCTTTGCCGACGGCGCGCAGGCGCCCGAATGGTTCACTACCGCGCCGTCGATCGCCATTACCAAGGCGTTGCAACGCGCACAGTTGTCGCTTTCCGACATCGACTATTTCGAAATCAACGAAGCCTACGCCTCTGTGGTGCCGTCGAACCAACAACTACTCGGGTTCGATCCGGGGCGGGTGAATGTCTACGGGGGTGCCGTCGCCCTGGGGCATCCGATCGGGGCCAGTGGGGCGCGCATACTCGTGACGCTGCTACACGTACTCCAACAGGAAAACGGCCGATACGGTGTCGCCGCTATTTGCAACGGTGGGGGCGGGGCATCGGCTTTTGTGATAGAACGGCTTTCCAACTCTTCACATACCGCTTAA
- a CDS encoding carboxypeptidase-like regulatory domain-containing protein, whose amino-acid sequence MRKLASLLLFLLAATAFGQQVTVAGTIVNDGSLAPMGNVNVININTVKGTVSDSKGKFEIAASVSDTLHITMIGYKSIRVRVTNDWVKNRTTTIHMTEKAYALEEVVVRPYNLTGYLEVDAKLIPIPENYRYSISGLPAGYEAGEAYSPNAFGRVLGSIFNPADMLYNFFGKKPKELRRLREMKKDDTVRNLLESKYDREMISVLLGVDKKDLGEILQRCNYSEAFIRDANDLQILDAISACYEEYKILKKQQ is encoded by the coding sequence ATGAGGAAGCTCGCATCTTTATTGCTTTTCCTGCTGGCCGCCACGGCCTTCGGACAACAGGTTACCGTAGCGGGCACCATCGTCAACGACGGATCGCTGGCCCCTATGGGGAACGTCAACGTCATCAACATCAACACCGTAAAAGGAACCGTTTCCGACAGCAAAGGCAAGTTCGAAATTGCGGCCTCCGTCAGCGATACGCTCCATATTACCATGATCGGCTATAAGTCGATCCGCGTGCGCGTCACCAACGACTGGGTGAAGAACCGCACGACCACCATCCATATGACCGAGAAAGCCTACGCCCTTGAAGAAGTGGTGGTTCGACCTTACAACCTCACTGGTTACCTTGAGGTCGATGCAAAGCTGATCCCGATTCCTGAAAACTACCGGTACAGCATTTCCGGACTTCCCGCCGGTTATGAAGCCGGGGAGGCTTACTCCCCCAATGCCTTTGGTCGCGTGCTCGGTTCGATCTTCAACCCCGCCGACATGCTCTATAATTTCTTTGGTAAGAAACCGAAGGAACTACGACGGTTGCGCGAAATGAAAAAAGACGACACCGTCCGGAACCTCCTGGAATCGAAATACGACCGTGAGATGATCTCCGTACTCCTGGGCGTCGATAAGAAAGACCTGGGCGAAATATTGCAGCGTTGCAACTACTCTGAAGCGTTCATCCGCGACGCCAACGATCTGCAGATCCTCGACGCCATCAGCGCGTGTTATGAGGAGTATAAGATTTTGAAGAAACAGCAGTAG
- a CDS encoding TetR/AcrR family transcriptional regulator, with amino-acid sequence MDKSLSKAERTRQFIVEKTAPVFNAKGYAGTSLSDMTEATGLTKGSIYGNFSNKDEVALAAFDYNFERVTAYIRERLLRTENAIERLLVYPQVYRDFLTIPFLKAGCPILNTATEADDTHPLLRDRAAKALDFWRTSVENQLKRGVARGEIRSDCDPTEAAVVLTSIIEGAIMQAKTTGRPTELWIAMKFLTRYIEGLRA; translated from the coding sequence ATGGACAAATCCCTCTCCAAAGCCGAACGCACCCGACAGTTTATCGTGGAGAAGACAGCGCCGGTGTTCAATGCCAAAGGGTATGCGGGGACGTCGTTGTCGGATATGACGGAAGCTACCGGACTCACGAAAGGCAGCATCTACGGGAATTTCAGCAATAAGGATGAGGTGGCACTGGCGGCTTTCGATTACAACTTCGAACGCGTGACGGCTTATATCCGCGAGCGCCTGCTGCGCACTGAAAACGCCATCGAACGCCTGTTGGTGTACCCCCAGGTGTACCGCGATTTCCTTACGATCCCGTTCCTGAAAGCGGGGTGCCCGATCCTGAACACCGCTACCGAAGCCGACGATACGCATCCGCTGTTGCGCGACCGGGCGGCGAAGGCGCTCGACTTCTGGAGGACATCGGTCGAAAACCAGTTGAAAAGGGGAGTGGCCCGAGGTGAAATCCGTTCCGACTGTGACCCGACGGAAGCAGCGGTGGTACTTACCTCGATTATTGAAGGCGCTATCATGCAGGCTAAAACAACGGGTCGCCCTACTGAACTCTGGATCGCCATGAAATTTTTAACCCGTTACATAGAAGGCCTTCGTGCCTGA
- a CDS encoding nuclear transport factor 2 family protein, with product MMTTAAAEAFAHEWIEAWNSHDLDRILAHYDDDLTFYSPFIPLLKFNEEGVIRSKTELAAYFRVGLDTYPDLFFAYRHCFVGVHSLVLYYVSVNGRLAAEVFELNEHGRATRVLCHYAS from the coding sequence ATGATGACAACCGCTGCTGCAGAAGCCTTTGCACACGAATGGATCGAAGCCTGGAACAGCCACGACCTCGACCGCATCCTCGCCCATTACGACGACGATCTCACGTTCTATTCCCCGTTCATTCCGTTACTAAAATTCAATGAGGAAGGTGTCATCCGCAGTAAAACCGAACTGGCCGCCTACTTCCGGGTCGGTCTCGACACCTATCCCGACCTGTTTTTCGCCTATCGGCACTGTTTTGTCGGAGTGCACTCGCTGGTGTTGTATTACGTCTCTGTAAACGGACGGCTCGCCGCTGAGGTCTTTGAATTGAACGAACACGGACGGGCCACCCGTGTGCTCTGTCACTACGCCTCATGA
- a CDS encoding DUF1572 domain-containing protein has product MKTDYLESVRKQFAYYKMLGEKTLDQLPDAALHWRYNDESNSIATIVKHLSGNMLSRWTDFLTTDGEKDWRNRDAEFEDDATDRAGILKQWNDGWNVFLNTLDALREDDLDTTIYIRNQGHSVVEAINRQLAHYPYHIGQMVFIGKMCAEHWTSLSIPKGGSGQFNADKFSQERHKAHFTDEFLTPPTTPNL; this is encoded by the coding sequence ATGAAAACCGATTACCTTGAAAGCGTACGCAAGCAATTTGCGTATTACAAAATGCTGGGCGAAAAGACCTTAGACCAATTGCCCGATGCGGCGCTGCACTGGCGCTACAACGACGAAAGCAACAGCATCGCCACGATTGTCAAACATCTTTCGGGCAATATGCTGAGCCGTTGGACCGATTTCCTGACGACCGATGGCGAGAAAGACTGGCGCAACCGCGATGCCGAGTTTGAAGACGATGCCACCGACCGGGCCGGGATTCTCAAACAGTGGAACGACGGCTGGAACGTCTTCCTCAACACCCTTGACGCGCTGCGCGAAGACGACCTCGACACCACCATTTACATCCGCAACCAGGGCCATAGCGTGGTAGAGGCAATCAACCGGCAATTGGCGCATTATCCCTACCACATCGGACAAATGGTGTTCATTGGAAAGATGTGCGCCGAACACTGGACGTCGCTGTCGATCCCGAAGGGCGGATCCGGACAGTTCAACGCCGATAAATTTTCGCAGGAGCGACACAAAGCCCATTTCACCGACGAATTTCTAACACCTCCAACAACCCCCAACCTATGA